A DNA window from Mycobacterium marseillense contains the following coding sequences:
- a CDS encoding helix-turn-helix domain-containing protein, translating into MVCTRPWAGRLAAAGHGYRRRHAAEAVAAITLELGEAPWAGVPCWSGRLERWVTWTVPVAFDCRYDTDVRPVMPGNPISRRAVLAIAAARARYADHSTGRNSRPSNERLAADTGYSVRTVQRADTVLRLLGVATEVLRGRQRTRVERLASWRVDDRGRGWASVWALHDNPHLNWHVSSLSPHLRSGPVRDKNSPTEVVTTGTGGPAGRRQDGATRRRAPDAGGTGLARAWRADRHAPPWARRHSAPAWAALLAAPAAHGWSPRDLNTLIGDWAGVTGGRIPDSPHKPIGLLGAILVWHGRDNLDQRPAALEEAREAAQAAAHRAHVAVQRAAHVEHQRARAAGRAALDGAGHAAARAAAAEAARRSAHRRTHVAARDAARVAAAVEAARTPQPRPGPRG; encoded by the coding sequence GTGGTGTGTACGCGGCCGTGGGCGGGACGGTTGGCGGCGGCCGGCCATGGCTACCGCCGGCGACACGCGGCCGAGGCGGTTGCGGCGATCACTCTTGAGCTGGGTGAGGCGCCGTGGGCGGGGGTGCCGTGCTGGAGCGGGCGTCTGGAGCGCTGGGTCACGTGGACGGTTCCGGTGGCCTTTGACTGCCGCTACGACACTGATGTGCGTCCGGTGATGCCGGGCAACCCGATCAGCCGACGCGCGGTGTTGGCGATCGCGGCGGCCCGGGCCCGCTATGCCGATCACAGCACCGGCCGTAACAGCCGGCCGTCGAATGAGCGGTTGGCCGCTGATACCGGTTACAGCGTGCGCACGGTGCAGCGCGCCGACACCGTGCTGCGGCTGCTGGGTGTCGCGACCGAGGTGTTGCGCGGCCGGCAGCGCACCCGGGTGGAGCGGCTGGCGTCCTGGCGGGTCGATGATCGCGGCCGCGGTTGGGCCAGTGTGTGGGCGCTGCACGACAACCCGCATCTCAACTGGCACGTGTCTTCGCTGTCACCCCACCTGCGTAGCGGTCCCGTTAGGGATAAAAACTCACCTACCGAAGTGGTTACTACCGGCACCGGTGGCCCTGCGGGCCGCCGGCAGGACGGCGCTACGCGCCGCCGAGCACCTGATGCCGGGGGCACCGGCCTGGCGCGGGCGTGGCGCGCTGATCGGCACGCTCCGCCGTGGGCGCGGCGACACAGCGCGCCGGCCTGGGCGGCGCTGTTGGCCGCCCCGGCGGCCCACGGCTGGAGCCCGCGGGACCTCAATACGCTGATCGGCGACTGGGCCGGGGTGACCGGTGGGCGCATCCCGGATAGCCCGCACAAGCCGATCGGCCTGCTGGGCGCGATCCTGGTGTGGCACGGGCGCGACAACCTCGACCAACGGCCGGCCGCCTTGGAGGAGGCGCGCGAGGCCGCGCAGGCCGCCGCGCACCGGGCGCATGTGGCCGTGCAGCGCGCCGCGCATGTCGAGCATCAGCGCGCCCGCGCCGCCGGCCGCGCGGCCCTGGACGGTGCCGGGCATGCCGCGGCCCGGGCCGCCGCGGCCGAAGCCGCGCGCCGCAGCGCACACAGACGCACTCATGTCGCCGCCCGCGATGCCGCACGGGTGGCGGCCGCGGTGGAAGCGGCCCGCACACCTCAACCCAGGCCGGGGCCGCGCGGTTAG